A single Lactuca sativa cultivar Salinas chromosome 8, Lsat_Salinas_v11, whole genome shotgun sequence DNA region contains:
- the LOC111876902 gene encoding receptor-like protein EIX2 translates to MTCNIEEKSFWVELGADLVKCDGVTGNVQRLHLKGDYFYDYLVGKKVSSSLAELRHLKYLDLSGNRFFFFFFFFEGSHIPEFIGSLKHRSYLNLSYAGFGDDMAWAFSLSSLQLLYLSAVDLSRAQNWDMVLHMIPSLKYLHLRYNSCKGGSLCMNNSYQRRGENVANRHLANVKDLVIASRMQNPF, encoded by the exons ATGACTTGTAATATTGAGGAGAAATCATTCTGGGTTGAACTGGGAGCCGATTTAGTCAAG TGTGATGGTGTCACTGGAAATGTTCAACGCCTTCATCTCAAAGGAGATTACTTCTATGACTACTTAGTTGGTAAAAAGGTGAGCTCCTCTTTGGCAGAGTTGAGGCATCTCAAATACCTCGACTTGAGTgggaatcgtttttttttttttttttttttttttgaaggaaGTCATATACCAGAGTTCATTGGATCCTTGAAACACCGGAGCTACCTCAATCTCTCTTATGCTGGTTTTGGTG ATGATATGGCGTGGGCCTTTAGCCTTTCGTCACTCCAGCTTCTCTACTTGAGTGCAGTGGATCTTAGTCGAGCACAGAACTGGGACATGGTGCTTCACATGATTCCCTCGTTAAAATACCTCCATCTTCGCTACAATTCTTGTAAAG GTGGGAGTTTGTGCATGAACAATTCTTACCAAAGAAGAG GTGAAAACGTTGCAAATAGGCATCTGGCGAATGTCAAAGATTTGGTGATAGCTTCAAGAATGCAAAATCCATTTTAA
- the LOC128127742 gene encoding receptor-like protein EIX2 — MGIHLIFICVFLFAATYTCLGVGILCSEKERVALLNFKHSIQDPFEMLSSWVGNECCLWEGIQCDGVTGNVQRLHLKGDWPYPYNHLAANKVSSSLAELRHLKYLDLSGNDFLGSRIPEFIGSLKHLSYLNLSDANFDGIIPPNIGNLSNLKVLDLSSYDSENFLKADDMAWAFGLSSLELLNLSYVDLSGAQNWDMMLHMIPSLKELSLSHCRLSNVNLGPFLNSSRILPNIKHLDLGYNSFKGPLPGLLQNMTSLTFLSLSGFNHSLLAWNFPNLLRMIPSLSELHLSGCGLDKTHLSSPHLNYSTLSNIQHLDLSNNPLGGIFPCFLTNMSSLRVLDLSDTMLNSSVPIMPKLLELHLSGNEFKQIEDVGIWRQCHLKQLRVTNNVFRMEMTDPPTNASECSQYSLELLELSRSLNGRIPETLGGLANLRDLDLSQNGLTGSIPVSIGQVAKLRHLFISDNSLEGAVTEAHFANLSVLKDLDASSNTKLTFNVSRGWIPPFQLISLSLSSSNIGNGFPQWLRHQRKLQWLELSNATLSGPLPTWLRKMPIIPYLDLSHNKLSGSLKNLPNAGNGDVYGLLHVLLLEYNLFNGSIPRSLCRRTYLEGLDLSRNMLSGKIPNCVGNLQGLTAMRLSSNQLSGAIPSSIALISSLFWLNLNKNNFTGEVPPELGNLQSLGVLDLGDNKLYGNIPNWIGKKLTSLVVLRLHKNNFTGRIPPSLCKNSNLQILDLAYNNLTGTIPPCVGNLNGMVVSHSISEHFLDIDDDKNVIQVMKGVDLEYTTTWRMVYNMDLSSNKLEGEIPVELTTLSMLVGLNLSNNHLRGGIPESIGKMMKLETLDFSKNKLSGSIPPSMAALTFLSHLNLSHNNLSGQIPTGNQLQTLTDDPSIYAGNKHLCGPPLQNTCSNHQDSTTTTTSKKKHKAADEKMEVWLFYVDIMSGFGTGFWGVIGVLMFKKQWRHKLFMFAEETMDKIYVAVVVRVAKFKRGRE; from the coding sequence ATGGGGATCCATCTCATTttcatatgtgtgtttttgtttgCAGCCACATATACTTGTTTGGGGGTTGGAATCCTTTGCTCTGAGAAAGAGAGAGTTGCTCTTCTCAACTTCAAACACAGTATCCAAGATCCTTTTGAAATGTTGTCATCATGGGTTGGAAATGAGTGTTGCCTGTGGGAAGGAATCCAGTGTGACGGTGTCACTGGAAATGTTCAACGCCTTCATCTCAAAGGAGATTGGCCCTACCCCTACAATCACTTAGCTGCTAATAAGGTGAGTTCTTCTTTGGCAGAGTTGAGGCATCTCAAATACCTCGACTTGAGTGGGAATGATTTCCTAGGAAGTCGGATCCCTGAGTTTATTGGATCCTTGAAACACCTGAGTTACCTGAATCTCTCTGATGCTAATTTTGATGGTATTATTCCTCCTAACATTGGAAATCTTTCTAATTTAAAGGTTCTTGATCTCAGTTCATACGATTCTGAAAACTTTCTGAAGGCAGATGATATGGCATGGGCTTTTGGCCTTTCGTCACTCGAGCTTCTCAACTTGAGTTATGTGGATCTTAGTGGAGCACAAAACTGGGACATGATGCTTCACATGATTCCCTCCTTAAAAGAGTTAAGTTTGTCACATTGTAGACTTTCCAATGTTAATCTTGGTCCTTTTCTTAATTCCAGTAGAATACTTCCTAATATAAAACACCTCGATCTTGGCTACAATTCTTTCAAAGGTCCACTCCCTGGCCTTCTTCAAAACATGACATCCCTAACATTCCTCAGTCTTTCTGGATTTAATCATAGTTTATTGGCATGGAACTTTCCAAACCTACTAAGAATGATCCCTTCTTTGTCAGAGCTTCATTTGTCAGGTTGTGGGCTGGATAAGACGCATCTATCTTCTCCACATCTTAATTACAGTACACTTTCTAACATCCAGCACCTCGATCTTAGCAATAATCCACTTGGAGGCATATTTCCATGTTTTTTGACAAACATGAGCTCCCTAAGAGTCCTTGACCTTTCGGATACCATGTTGAATTCATCGGTTCCTATTATGCCTAAACTTCTAGAGCTTCATCTTTCTGGTAACGAGTTTAAGCAGATTGAGGATGTTGGAATCTGGAGACAGTGCCACTTGAAACAATTGCGTGTGACAAATAATGTGTTCCGTATGGAAATGACTGACCCACCAACAAACGCATCAGAATGCTCCCAATATTCTTTGGAGTTGCTGGAATTAAGTCGGAGTTTAAATGGTAGAATTCCAGAAACACTTGGAGGACTGGCAAACTTAAGAGACCTTGATCTATCGCAGAATGGACTGACTGGTTCAATTCCAGTTTCAATTGGGCAAGTTGCCAAACTCCGTCATCTCTTTATCTCTGACAATTCATTGGAAGGAGCGGTTACCGAAGCCCATTTTGCTAATCTTTCAGTGTTGAAGGACTTGGATGCTTCTTCTAACACTAAGCTGACATTCAATGTTTCACGTGGGTGGATACCTCCATTCCAGTTGATATCTCTTAGTCTCAGCTCTAGCAATATCGGGAATGGATTTCCGCAGTGGCTTCGACATCAGAGGAAACTTCAATGGTTAGAGTTGTCCAATGCTACACTTTCGGGGCCGCTGCCCACATGGCTGCGGAAGATGCCCATCATTCCTTATTTAGATCTCTCTCACAACAAACTCAGCGGATCTTTGAAAAACCTTCCTAATGCGGGAAATGGTGATGTATATGGGCTTTTACATGTATTACTTCTGGAATATAACCTTTTCAATGGTTCAATTCCAAGGTCATTATGCAGAAGAACATATTTGGAAGGGCTTGATCTTTCAAGAAACATGTTAAGTGGGAAAATTCCCAACTGTGTGGGGAATCTGCAGGGTTTGACTGCCATGAGATTAAGCTCAAATCAGCTCTCTGGTGCCATTCCTAGCTCAATTGCTCTTATTTCATCATTATTTTGGTTAAATTTGAACAAAAATAACTTTACTGGTGAAGTTCCTCCAGAATTAGGGAATCTACAAAGTTTGGGAGTCTTAGATTTGGGTGACAATAAATTATATGGAAATATACCCAATTGGATAGGGAAAAAACTTACATCTTTGGTGGTTTTGAGGTTACACAAAAACAACTTCACTGGTAGAATTCCTCCATCTCTTTGCAAAAATTCAAATCTTCAAATTTTGGATCTTGCATACAACAACTTAACCGGAACCATCCCTCCGTGTGTAGGAAACTTAAATGGCATGGTTGTGAGTcactcgatatctgagcattttttAGATATCGATGATGATAAGAATGTGATTCAGGTCATGAAAGGTGTTGATCTTGAATATACAACAACTTGGAGAATGGTTTATAACATGGACCTTTCAAGCAATAAACTTGAGGGAGAAATACCGGTCGAGCTAACTACACTTTCTATGTTGGTGGGTCTGAATCTGTCTAATAATCATCTGAGAGGGGGTATTCCAGAGAGCATTGGAAAGATGATGAAGTTGGAAACTCTTGATTTCTCAAAAAACAAGTTGAGCGGGAGCATCCCTCCAAGCATGGCAGCTTTGACTTTTTTGAGCCATTTgaatttgtcacacaacaacttgtCGGGTCAAATTCCAACAGGAAATCAACTGCAGACGCTTACTGATGATCCATCAATATATGCTGGGAACAAACATCTATGTGGACCTCCATTGCAAAACACTTGCTCAAATCATCAagattcaacaacaacaacaacaagcaaGAAGAAACACAAAGCAGCTGATGAGAAGATGGAGGTATGGTTGTTTTATGTGGATATAATGAGTGGTTTTGGAACAGGGTTTTGGGGTGTTATTGGAGTTCTGATGTTCAAGAAGCAGTGGAGACACAAACTTTTCATGTTTGCTGAGGAAACCATGGATAAGATATACGTTGCAGTTGTGGTAAGAGTTGCCAAGTTCAAGAGAGGAAGAGAATAG
- the LOC111908653 gene encoding disease resistance protein RPV1, with amino-acid sequence MASSSSSPAFSSQSWNHDVFLSFRGEDTRKTFVDHLYTALVQKGIYTYKDDETLPRGELINPSLMKAIEESQIGVIVFSENYADSSWCLDELAHIMKCKDTRGQILIPIFYGVDPSEVRKQKQKYGEAFVKHELENKTKVESWRKALVDASNISGWEP; translated from the coding sequence AtggcatcttcatcatcatctccgGCCTTTTCTTCTCAATCATGGAATCATGATGTTTTCCTAAGTTTTAGAGGAGAAGATACTCGCAAGACGTTTGTGGATCATCTCTACACAGCTCTTGTACAAAAAGGGATATACACTTACAAAGATGACGAGACACTTCCTCGGGGCGAATTGATCAATCCATCTCTTATGAAGGCTATAGAAGAGTCACAGATTGGCGTCATCGTATTCTCTGAAAACTATGCCGATTCTTCATGGTGCTTAGATGAACTTGCACATATCATGAAATGCAAAGATACGAGAGGCCAAATACTTATACCCATATTTTATGGCGTTGATCCATCTGAAGTtcgaaaacagaaacaaaaatatggaGAAGCATTTGTTAAGCATGAGTTGGAGAACAAAACCAAGGTTGAATCATGGAGAAAAGCACTTGTGGATGCAAGTAACATTTCTGGATGGGAACCATAG